A region of the Catenulispora sp. GP43 genome:
TCCAGCCAGTTCAGCGACCCGCAGTGGCTCCAGGTCGACCTCGGCTCGGCACAGCAGATCTGCGGGATCCAGCTCCAGTGGGAGACGGCGTCCGGCAAGGCCTACCAGATCCAGACCTCGAACGACGGCACGACCTGGACGTCGATCTACTCCACGACCACAGGCCCCGGCGGCACCGAGAACCTGACGGTCAGCGGCTCCGGCCGTTACGTCCGCATGTACGGGACCGCGCGCAACACCCAGTACGGCTACTCCCTGTGGGAGTTCGAGGTCCTGACCGCCGCTCCCGTCGGCGGTGACATGATCACCGTCACCAACCCGGGCAACCAGACCAGCGTCGTCAACACGGCCGTCAGCCTGCAGATGGGCGCCACCGACTCGGTGGCCGGCCAGACGCTGACCTACAGTGCGACAGGCCTGCCGGCCGGGCTGTCGATCAGTTCTTCGGGCCTGATCACCGGCACGCCGACCACCGCGGCCACCTCCAGCGTGACCGTGACCGCCAAGGACACCACGGGTGCCACCGGCTCGACCACCTTCGGGTGGACGGTCAACGCCGGCGGCGGCACCGGCGCCCCGCCGGCGGCGTTCTGGGGCAACGTCTCCTCCATCCCGCCGGCGACGCACGTGATGGAGTTCATGATCCAGAACCAGACCAACGGCCAGTACCCCGACAGCCAGGTCTACTGGAGCTTCAACGGCCAGACCGAGTCCATCGCGCAGCAGCGGTACATCGACATGCCCGCGAACTCGGCCGGCCGCATGTACTTCTACCTCGGCACGCCGAACGGCCCCTACTACGACTTCATCGAGTTCACCGTGGGGGCCACCTTCATCAACGTCGACACCACCCGCGTCGACCGGTTCGGCCTGAAGCTGGCGCTGCTGGTCCACGACCACAGCGGAAACGAGCAGGAGGTCGGCGAGAACTACGCCACCTTCCAGGAGAGCCGCACGGCGACGTTCAACCGGTTCCAGTCCTCGGTCCCGACCGAGTTCAAGGAACTGGCCACGGACAACGCCCCCTACGGCATCCCGTCGCCGGGCAACGACGCCGCGTTCCAGACGGGCGGCGCGTACGCGAACTACTTCCAGGCGTACGCGGCGGCCAACGGCGACACGGCTGACAGCACCCCGCAGATCTTCGGCTGCGGCGGCACCCTGTCCGGAAACCCGCAGCTGTGCGCGGGCCTGAACCGGCACGTGGCCCAACTCCCGGCGGCGCAGCAGTCGATCCCGGCGAACTTCTACCAGGCCGGGCCGGCGAACTACTACGCGCAGTTCTGGCACCAGAACGCCATCAACGGGATGCAGTACGGCTTCCCCTACGATGACGACGCGGGCCAGAGCTCGGACATCTCGGTGAACAACCCGCAGTACGCGGTCGTCGCAGTGGGTTGGTGAACCGTCAGGTAGAACAACGATATCCAGCGATCTGACGCATTAGCAGGCTGCGGCCGGCGCCCCGCGAGGGCCCCGGCCGCAGCTCTTTCTCCGACCCAGTGCTGCGTCGCGCCGCGGAGTAGCTGATTGCCTGGGCCTGGATTGCGTGGAACAAGGATTGCCGGGTATGCGCGGGACCCGGTCCGCACTTCGTCGTTCGCGAACCCTGTTCGTCCTCGGATGTGCGGTCCAAGGT
Encoded here:
- a CDS encoding discoidin domain-containing protein → MTGTKRRPYAILVMMIALVASVMLVSTAPKAHAAGTLLSQGKPATASSIENAGTPAADAVDGNTGTRWSSQFSDPQWLEVDLGQTSTINQVVIQWETASAKAYQIQTSNDGTTWTSIYSTTTGPGGTETLNISGSGRYIRMYGTARNTQYGYSIWEFQVYGTAGTGGGTCDNNAALNHPATASSVENAGTPAADAVDGDTGTRWSSQFSDPQWLQVDLGSAQQICGIQLQWETASGKAYQIQTSNDGTTWTSIYSTTTGPGGTENLTVSGSGRYVRMYGTARNTQYGYSLWEFEVLTAAPVGGDMITVTNPGNQTSVVNTAVSLQMGATDSVAGQTLTYSATGLPAGLSISSSGLITGTPTTAATSSVTVTAKDTTGATGSTTFGWTVNAGGGTGAPPAAFWGNVSSIPPATHVMEFMIQNQTNGQYPDSQVYWSFNGQTESIAQQRYIDMPANSAGRMYFYLGTPNGPYYDFIEFTVGATFINVDTTRVDRFGLKLALLVHDHSGNEQEVGENYATFQESRTATFNRFQSSVPTEFKELATDNAPYGIPSPGNDAAFQTGGAYANYFQAYAAANGDTADSTPQIFGCGGTLSGNPQLCAGLNRHVAQLPAAQQSIPANFYQAGPANYYAQFWHQNAINGMQYGFPYDDDAGQSSDISVNNPQYAVVAVGW